In one Myxocyprinus asiaticus isolate MX2 ecotype Aquarium Trade chromosome 1, UBuf_Myxa_2, whole genome shotgun sequence genomic region, the following are encoded:
- the mcur1 gene encoding mitochondrial calcium uniporter regulator 1 isoform X1, with amino-acid sequence MRSLNSKGRLHLISAFGSTLNRIRSTQYLSCEKESQLLLLRSSRTLVRELSTSVQTLQYDLKNSDITKSGNRKLFFDTHAMVQLLEGSGFTTQQAEVIVKMMVNITNSNMDVMYGDMATKTQQEIMLQKVMSHLTAVKKDMIILEKSEFSALLAENEKIKVELLQLKMQLTDVMNKKRADTILDLNIEKSHVKEMTTEFNRKLLGTRHELMEMHSEQDRHVMQTNMKIDTEVAGLKTMLEAHKLDSIKYLLGSIFTCLTVVLGFYRIWK; translated from the exons ATGAGGTCTCTAAACAGCAAGGGGAGATTACACCTTATATCTGCATTTGGAAGTACACTGAACAGAATCAGATCTACTCAGTATTTAAGTTGTGAAAAGGAGTCACAACTTTTGCTTTTGAGAAGTTCACGAACGTTGGTCAGAG AGTTGAGCACCTCAGTTCAAACTCTGCAGTATGACCTCAAAAACTCAGACATCACTAAATCTGGCAACAGGAAGTTATTCTTTGACACTCATGCAATGGTTCAACTGCTGGAGGGAAGCG GTTTCACAACCCAGCAGGCAGAGGTCATTGTCAAGATGATGGTGAATATTACAAATTCCAACATGGACGTCATGTACGGTGACATGGCGACAAAGACACAGCAA GAGATCATGTTACAGAAGGTTATGTCGCACCTCACTGCTGTTAAAAAGGACATGATCATTCTAGAGAAGAGTGAATTCTCAGCGTTACTGGCAGAGAATGAG aaaatCAAGGTTGAGCTATTACAGCTAAAGATGCAACTCACT GATGTGATGAACAAAAAGCGTGCAGACACCATTTTGGATTTGAATATAGAAAAAAGTCATGTGAAGGAGATG ACCACAGAATTTAACAGGAAGCTTCTTGGGACCAGGCATGAATTGATGGAAATG CATTCTGAGCAGGATCGGCATGTGATGCAGACCAACATGAAAATCGACACCGAAGTGGCTGGCCTGAAGACTATGCTGGAGGCACATAAACTGGATTCCATCAAATATCTTTTAG
- the mcur1 gene encoding mitochondrial calcium uniporter regulator 1 isoform X2, protein MRSLNSKGRLHLISAFGSTLNRIRSTQYLSCEKESQLLLLRSSRTLVRELSTSVQTLQYDLKNSDITKSGNRKLFFDTHAMVQLLEGSGFTTQQAEVIVKMMVNITNSNMDVMYGDMATKTQQEIMLQKVMSHLTAVKKDMIILEKSEFSALLAENEKIKVELLQLKMQLTAQYMSQWHTQPPQTSFLPGYSSHSSFLFSAIGCDEQKACRHHFGFEYRKKSCEGDDHRI, encoded by the exons ATGAGGTCTCTAAACAGCAAGGGGAGATTACACCTTATATCTGCATTTGGAAGTACACTGAACAGAATCAGATCTACTCAGTATTTAAGTTGTGAAAAGGAGTCACAACTTTTGCTTTTGAGAAGTTCACGAACGTTGGTCAGAG AGTTGAGCACCTCAGTTCAAACTCTGCAGTATGACCTCAAAAACTCAGACATCACTAAATCTGGCAACAGGAAGTTATTCTTTGACACTCATGCAATGGTTCAACTGCTGGAGGGAAGCG GTTTCACAACCCAGCAGGCAGAGGTCATTGTCAAGATGATGGTGAATATTACAAATTCCAACATGGACGTCATGTACGGTGACATGGCGACAAAGACACAGCAA GAGATCATGTTACAGAAGGTTATGTCGCACCTCACTGCTGTTAAAAAGGACATGATCATTCTAGAGAAGAGTGAATTCTCAGCGTTACTGGCAGAGAATGAG aaaatCAAGGTTGAGCTATTACAGCTAAAGATGCAACTCACT GCACAATACATGTCACAGTGGCACACACAACCGCCACAGACATCTTTCCTACCTGGGTACTCCAGTCATAGTAGTTTTTTGTTTTCTGCTATAGGATGTGATGAACAAAAAGCGTGCAGACACCATTTTGGATTTGAATATAGAAAAAAGTCATGTGAAGGAGATG ACCACAGAATTTAA
- the LOC127444463 gene encoding regulator of G-protein signaling 9-binding protein B-like translates to MPLCNNKVADDGTSAHPLQEGKTMVDSLVKVVACYRHLASCVGGCTDSSSLRRDLRQTRERAQVLALSCRNHLTARLRDKTLPDDEKKETELLWVAFSSCLELLHADMCKVFSMVKHFSLASNSTMVQTGIQGGTTEMAARALSLPDLQEASDDTQTSSMEGQEQSQLEQEIAQVDRTLEDMELKVNVLRWTVEAQGLQYADPVSTDSASLALLSIDEEAAERFCDRSQMFMAMILCSVAIFAVVLSVCVVFLA, encoded by the exons ATGCCACTTTGCAACAACAAGGTTGCTGATGATGGAACATCAGCACATCCACTGCAAGAGGGAAAAACAATGGTGGATTCCCTCGTCAAG GTGGTGGCATGTTATCGACACTTGGCCTCCTGTGTTGGCGGATGCACTGACAGCTCCAGCCTGCGGCGCGACCTGCGGCAAACACGAGAGCGGGCCCAAGTACTAGCACTGTCCTGTCGCAACCACCTGACAGCTCGGCTAAGGGATAAAACATTACCAGATGATGAAAAGAAGGAAACAGAGCTGCTATGGGTGGCGTTCTCTTCTTGCCTGGAGCTCTTACATGCAGACATGTGCAAGGTGTTCAGCATGGTCAAGCACTTTTCCCTGGCCAGCAACAGTACCATGGTACAAACAGGCATACAGG GGGGGACAACAGAGATGGCAGCACGGGCTTTGAGCCTGCCTGACCTGCAGGAGGCTAGTGATGACACCCAGACTTCCAGCATGGAGGGTCAGGAGCAGAGTCAGCTGGAGCAGGAGATTGCGCAGGTGGACCGCACTCTGGAAGACATGGAGCTGAAGGTCAATGTTCTGCGTTGGACAGTGGAAGCACAGGGACTTCAGTATGCTGACCCCGTCAGCACTGATAGCGCCTCACTGGCGCTGCTCTCCATCGATGAAGAGGCAGCCGAACGCTTTTGCGATCGTAGCCAAATGTTCATGGCAATGATTCTGTGCAGTGTGGCGATCTTTGCCGTGGTGCTATCGGTGTGTGTGGTGTTCCTGGCATGA